The genomic region GGGGCTGATTGGTTTCCGGGTCGACCCAGGTCACAATCAACTCTTGCGGCGGAATGTAAAAACGGCCCGGCACCATCGGCGTGATGCGGAAGTGACGCGACACGCCTGACCAGCTGTCGCCGCCAATGCCTTCGCTGACCGGTGTGGTGGCGCGCTCAGGCAGGCGCACAATGAGGTCCGGGCCTTCGAGACTGGGAAATACGACGGGTTTGGTCATCCAGGTAGGCACCAGAACGGTGATCCGAAGGCTGAGCGGTTGCCCCGGAATGGTCTCGGTCTCATCGAAGGTGACTGTGAGCCTGGGGCCGAGGGATTCTTGCGCCGCCGCCGCACCAGCCAGAAGGCAGAGCACCACGAAAACAAGGGAACGTCGGATAAATGTCATGGCGATGACCTCGCCGCTTCGATCTGAAACCGCAGGCGCAGAAAGTCACTGGTGCGGGTATCGACGGTATTCATCCATTGCTCGGTGGTCAGGATGGCTTCATCGCCCCGCGGTTGGCGGTCCGTCTCGGTGTCGGCGCCGCGATTGGCCTCGTTATCATAGACCACGTCATCGGCGCCAATTCCGGTTTCTTCCCCGGTATCAGAGGCTTCGCGGGCTGCTTCGATATACTCCACGATCTCTTGCGCCACCTTCAGGTTCTGCGCCGCACCCGGAAAGTCGGGGTCGCGTTGCAAGGTGGTCTCAAAGGCCCGCACCCCGTCACGATACTGCCGATTTTTGATATGGGCGAGGCCCTGGGTGAACGACGCTTCGGGCGTTTCCTGCCGGAGCAGCAGCTCAATCGCCTCCACATACTGCCCCGAGCGATAGAGCGCATGCCCCTGCCACATCGGATCCTGGAACAACTCGGCGGCCCGGAAGAAATCGTTGTTCTGGTAGGCGCGCCAGCCCTGTTGATCCGGCGTCAGGAACCAGTCGGCGATCCCGTCGGCACGCGCCACTCCGGGCGGTGCTAACGTCAGTCCCAGCCCCAACAGGATCGCGGCCCAACGCATTGTCCAGCCCTGACGATACCAGATCAGACAGAGCAGCGCGGCGGGCACCGCCAGCCACCAACCGCGATCCTCCCACGGCTGATTGTCGTTCTCCAACAGCGCCCGCCGGTAATCCACATTCAGAATCCGGTCGATGCGCGCAACATCGGCATTGTCTGCACTGACCCTTACAACCGGTACATTGCGCAACTGATCCAGCCCGCGATCCGCCTGCCCTTCGGGCAGCATGGCCATCACGGTAATCGCATTGCCCGCCGCCGCATTCAGGGCCCTGGCGTCCTGTAGATCAAGACTGTCGAGGACAAACAGAATGCCGCCGGGCGTCTCCTCGGCCGCCAAGAGATCAGAGGCTATTTGCAGTGCCTTTGTGGCATTGGCGCCGGCTTGGGGCATGACCTCGGGGGCGAGCCCGTCAAGATAGGGCACCATCACCTGTGCGTCCTCTGTGAAAGGCAGAACCCGATGGGCAGACCCGGCATAGGCCACCAACGCGGTGCGGGCACCAGCCCGCAGGTCAAGCAGGTCGCGGATCTTGTATTGCGCCCGTTCCAGTCGGGTGGGGGCAATGTCGGTGCCGGTCATTGAGGGCGTGACCTTCAGAACCACGACCAGCGGCCCGGTCTGGGCCAGAAAGGGATCGACCTGCCGCGTCCAAACTGGCCCAGAGGCGCCGATTGTGACCAACATCAATACCAGCGCGACGGTGTCGATCGGCAGGATACGGTTTCGGGACTGCCCGCCCAGTGTCAACGCCGCCCGCAGATGCGGTGCCAATCCGTCGACCGGCAAACTTATCCGTGTCGCGGCACGCCGATTGAGCCACCACAGCCCAGCCACCGGCACCAGCAGCAATAGCCATAGGGGTCGCAGCAGGTGGAAGGCTTCAATGCTTAGCATTAGATCGGTGAGGAATAGATCGCTCATTGCCGCGCTCTCCATGCCTTGCGGCCACTCAGAAGCGACAGCGAAAAGATGCCTAAAAGCGCAGCCAGACCAAGGCAATACTGCGCAAAGGGGGTGCGCGGGCGATAGGACAGTTCTTCGACCAGACGCGGCACCATTTCATCTATCCTTGCATAGGTTTCGCTAAGCCCCAAAACGTCCGAAGCAAAAAAGCTTATCCCACCCGTGCGGCTGGATATCTCCGCCAGAGCACGCGTATCAACGCGATTGTCCCCGCCAGCTTCTGGATCACCAACCGCAATCGTGTGGATTTCGACACCGCGCGACCGGGCAATTTCTGCAGCGTTCACCGGGCTCATCCGGCTGCCTGTGTCGGCGCCGTCCGACAGCAGGATCATCAGGCGCTGTTCGACGTCGCTCGCCTCAAAGGTGCGGATGGCAAGGCCGATGGCATCGCCAATTGCCGTGTGCGGACCGGCCATGCCGACTTCTGTCTGATCCACGAGGTCGATGATGGTGGCCAGATCCTCGGTCAGCGGCGCCTGCAGATAGGCCTGGGTGCCAAAGACGATCAGGGCAATGCGGTCGCCGTCCCGCTCGGCGACAAAATCGCGTACCACTTGACGCACCGCGGCCAGTCTCTGGATGCGACCGCCGTCGGGGGTGGCAAAATCGACGATGTCCATCGAACCCGAAATGTCGATGGCCAGCACAACATCGCGTGCCGAGCGCGTGATCTCAATGGGCGGGCCCAGCCGTTCTGGGCGGGCGAGTGCGAGGACCAGCAGGATCCAGATCGCGATGGCGGTGATAATCTGGACCCGGTTCCGGCGCAGAATGACTGCTCCGGGGCCTGATTTGGCTTCGGCTACGGAAACTATGCGGCGAAAGAACGGAAAGCGCACCGCCGGCACCTGTTGCCGGTGTGGCGGCAGTAAGCGCCATATTACCCATGGCAATGGCAGTGCAATCAATGCCCAAGGAAATGCCAGCGAGATCATGACGCGGCCTCGCGGCGATGGTGGCGGATCCATTGGGTGGCCAGATCGCGCAGAGCAACCGAGCCGACCAATCCGGGGTGATAGGGGGCTTCGGCAACGATCCGCCCCTGCCCTTCGCGAAATGCTGTCCCGCCCACCGTTGCATCGAGAAACCCAAGCCAGTCCGCACCGCAAAGAGCGGCTACCTCTGTTCGGGGATAGGCCGTCAGCGCTGTCCTGCGGAGGATTTCAGCAATCGCGACCGGGTCAGAGCCAACCCGGTCCAGCTCGGCCAGCGCCGCGCGACGATATGCATTCGCTTTATGGTGACGGTGCCAACGCCAAAGGGACAGCCCCGCGATTGAAGCCAAACCCACAGCAAGCACGATCCAGCCTGCGGTCTGCGGCACCATCGAAATGGCTGGCGGTTCGCTAGGCGACACCAGTTGTTCGATCAGATCTACAAGGTTGACCGGCTCTGTCGTGGCGCCCTCTGTCATCTCGGACCAAGCCCCATCAGACGCCGCATCTGGGTCAGACTGTCTTCGGCAGAGGAGAGCGGCAGAACTGGCACGCCCAGAGTGCGCTGCCAATCCAGAACTTCGGCCAGCCGCCCCTGGGACATCTCGCGCAGGTCGCGGTGCACCGTCTTGTTGCCGGTGTGGATCTCGGCCTGAAACTGGCCATCGGAAATGACCAAATGCAGATCTTCGGGCAGGTCATCAGCCATCGGGTCGGACACTAACCCCAGCACCAGATCATTGTGACGTGACAGACCGCTGACCAGTTTCCGAGTTAGGTCGGTGATCACGTCAAAATCAGAAAACACAAGGATCAGGTGGTTGCGTGGCGCGATGCGGGATACGGATTTCAACACGCGATCCAGCCCCATTGGCGCGACATTGGGCGCGTCGGCCCGCAACTGACTGTTGGCATCGGCAATCGCGGTTAAAAAGCGATTGAGCGCGGCCCGGCTGCGCTGTGGGCGAATTTCAGCGATGGTTTCGTCGCCAAACACGATGCCACCAACCCGGTCTCCTTGATCCAGGATGCGAAATGCAGCCAAAGCGGCGCATTCCGCGGCGGTTACTGATTTCATGTTCAGAACCGAGCCAAAGAACATGGACATACGTTGATCGACCACGATCAGGGTCGGGCGGTCACGTTCCTCGGTGAAGACACGCACATAGGGCTTTCCGGTCCGCGCCGTGACTTTCCAGTCGATCGACCGGACATCATCAGACGGTAAATAATCGCGCAGTTCTTCGAAGTTCAATCCGCGTCCGCGCATCCGCGAGGCAAAACGACCATTGAGTGCACTGCGGCTCGGTTGACGGGGCAGGAAATTAAGGGATTTGGCGCGGCCTTCCAGTTTCCGTAAATGAGCCAAGTCAACGGACACGCGTGGATCCGCCGCGTCAGGCGCCTCGCGGGCGGGTGGCAGCGTGCCGGTGCGTATTCGGGCGGCTTTGTCAAACATCAGCTGGTCCTCAGGTCAGCGCGACCTGCGCGATTATTTCCTCAATCACCCTGTCTGGCGTCACTCCTTCGCCCTGCGCCTCATAGCTAAGCCGTAGCCGGTGGCGGAGTACATTGGCGGCAATGGCGCGCACATCGATTGGATCTACATAGTCCCGGCCATTCAGCCAGGCATGGGTGCGGCTGCATTTATCCAGTGCCAGAGATGCACGCGGGCTGGCCCCGATCTCGATCCAGCGGCCAAGGTCAGGGCCGAACTGCTGCGGCACGCGGGTCGCATGTACGAGATCTACCATGTAGCGCTCGATTGTGTCAGAGGCATGAATGTCTACGATTTCCCGGCGGGCCTGAAACACCGAAGCTTGCGGAATAGCCGGGATCGCCTCCTTGGGCGCTTTATCCTTGGGCGCGTTGGTGGCGGCCTCTTCTCTGCGGACAAGGTGGATAACCTTTACCTCGTCTTCGACCGGCGGATAGGTAATTACCACATGCATCAGGAAACGGTCCATTTGTGCCTCGGGCAGTGGATAGGTGCCTTCCTGCTCGATCGGATTCTGAGTGGCCATGACCATGAACAAAGGCGGCATCTTATGAGTGGTTCCGGCCACTGTGACCTGCCGCTCTTCCATCGCCTCAAGAAGCGCCGCCTGAACCTTGGCTGGGGCGCGGTTGATCTCGTCCGCCAATACGATATTTGCAAAGATCGGGCCCTGTTTAAACCGGAATTCCGAGCCTTTTTCGGTCTGATAGTAGATTTCGCTACCAGTGACATCGGACGGCAAAAGATCTGGTGTGAACTGGATCCGGCTGAAATCACATTCAAGGTTTTTGGCCAGTGCCTTGACCGCGCGCGTCTTGGCCAGCCCGGGCAGGCCTTCGATCAAGAGATTGCCATTGGCAAGAAGTCCTATCACCAGTCGCTCGACGACTTCGCTCTGCCCGATGATTGACTGGCCCATCCGGGCGATCAATTCTTCGATGTCTGCACGTGCCTGAGTGGTCGTCATGGGTGTTAGCGTCCCTTATCAAAAACTTCTACAAGCAGCGAGCCGACGGCACCACTGGGCGATTTGGTTCCAAGAAAAGCAGCAATCGTCGGTGCCACGTCGACGGTATGAACTTTTCGTGCAATCTGATCCGGTTTGATATCGGGGCCGACAAAAACAATCGGAACAAAGGTGTCATAGGCCCATGGTGAGCCGTGCGCAGAGGCGACGCTCAACCCATCAAAGTCAGCGACAAACCAATGCGGCTCAAAAACCACATAGATGTCACCAGACCGATCCGGGTGGAAATTTGCCAGCACTGCACTGGTGATCTGCGTGTCCGGCACTGCGCCGGTTCGCAGCGCCTGGCTGCCAACCGCATATGCGATACCCGGCAGTTTTTGCAGTTCTTCGGCCACAGCAGCCTCCACTTTGGCCAGGTCCAAACCCATCTCGAGGATCGCGTCTTGGTTCAAGTACACATAGGGGTTGGTAAAACTATCAATGAGCGCCTCACCCAGACCAAATTGTTCCTTGAGCCGGGCCAGCCCCGGCTGGACATTGACGGTCTTGAAATTGAAATTCTGGGCTTCGATTCCCAGTGTCTTGAGATACCCAGCCGCTTCTGGCGCGCCGTGATCAGCCGAGAGCACGACCAGCGTATTGTCGAGCCCAACCTTGGCGTCCACATGGGCCAGAAGATCGGCAATGGTACGATCCAATCGTTTGAGGTTATCTTCTGCCTCAAGGCTCGACGGGCCGAAAATATGGCCGATATAATCCGTCGAAGACAGGCTTACCGAAAGATAGTCTGGCACGCTATCTTGTCCAAGGCTCTCGGCGTCAAGAAGGGTCTTGGCAAAATCGACAGTAATCTCATCTCCGGCCGGGCTAAGGGTCAACAACGTCGTGTAATATTTGCTGCCTGCGGATCCGTAACTGTGCGGAAATATCTGACCCCAGCCGGGGAAATCTGTTTCCCAATCCTGGGCATCGCGATCAATAAAAGTATAGTCTTTGGGATCCAAAAGCAGGGTCCAGTCGGTATCGGCATAAGACGCGACCAAGCCCTTGGTCTCCCAGTCAGCCATCCAGGCCGGGTACTCCTGCCGGTAGAAAGTGCTGGTTACAAAACGACCTTCGGACTTTGAGAACCAGTAGGCGTCGCCCGCGTGGCCGGCCATTGAAATGGCCCCCCGATCCTTGACCGAAACACCAAAGATCTTGGCCTTTGGACCGAAATGCAACGCGATCTCGTCCCCTATGGTTGAGGTCAGGATGTTGCGGGGCGAACGACCATCCGTCGTCGCCGCACGTTGCGTCGGGTCGACCTCAGCGGATTGGTCAACACCCTCAGCCCCGACCAATGGAAAATCAGCGTCTTGCACATTGTAAAACTCTGTTCCGGTTTTCCTGTCGAACCAAAGGTTGGCGACCATGCCGTGAATGGCAGGATCAGTTCCGGTTGCCAGAGTCGTATGTCCAACAATTGTTTCGGTATTGGCATGGCGATGATGGGCATTGGTGAAGACCACGCCATTTTCCAGCAAATAGTTAAACCCACCTTCTCCAAAACCCTTGCCATAGCGGCTAATCAAATCCCCGCGCAATTGATCCACGGTGATCTGCAGGACAAGTCGGGGCGGTTCGTTGCGCGGTTCTGCCCAGATCCATCCGGGGGTACAAAACATCAGCGAAGCACCGACCAAGGCGCGGGAAATGGTTGATGGCAACATGACCGGATAGTCCTTCATAACTCGCTGAGCATTTGAAATTGGGAACCGAGCCAACAGATCCATCTAAGCCTTCTACTGCTCGATCCACTTTGCCAAATTGTCAGGCACATTTTCAAAACAGGCGACAGAAAATCCAATAGGTGAGACCGGCAGGCAATATGCCCGCCAGTCTCAGACTTCATTTAGTTCGATGTAGTATTGCTGCTCAGTTTTTCGAGCACGGCACCAAGATTGAAGCTTCCGGGTTTCTGACGCGGCGGGAAGTCGACATATGTGGCAAGATGCTGCGAGACATAGGCCACGGCCGGCAAGATCAGGAACACACGCTCAAAACGCCACATGTCGTAATTCGCGGCCTCGTGATCCGCACGCTCGAACGGGTCGCCCAATAGGTCAAACAGCTTGGGCACACGAAGTTCCACAAAGGGTTCCTGCCACACGTCAAATCCATGCCCGCGCTGCTCAAGGAAGACCATTTTCCAGCGATCGTAGCGTAGGTTTGCCAGATCACCATCGTCGGTCCAATAGAAGAACTCCTTGCGCGGACCTTCCTCAACCTCACCCTTGAAATAGGGCAGCATGTTGTACCCATCGAGATGGACCTTGTAGTCGCGTCCAATGGCCGAGTGTCCGTTCAGGAGTTTTTCCTTGATATCGTCTTCGC from Parasedimentitalea psychrophila harbors:
- a CDS encoding VWA domain-containing protein; protein product: MSDLFLTDLMLSIEAFHLLRPLWLLLLVPVAGLWWLNRRAATRISLPVDGLAPHLRAALTLGGQSRNRILPIDTVALVLMLVTIGASGPVWTRQVDPFLAQTGPLVVVLKVTPSMTGTDIAPTRLERAQYKIRDLLDLRAGARTALVAYAGSAHRVLPFTEDAQVMVPYLDGLAPEVMPQAGANATKALQIASDLLAAEETPGGILFVLDSLDLQDARALNAAAGNAITVMAMLPEGQADRGLDQLRNVPVVRVSADNADVARIDRILNVDYRRALLENDNQPWEDRGWWLAVPAALLCLIWYRQGWTMRWAAILLGLGLTLAPPGVARADGIADWFLTPDQQGWRAYQNNDFFRAAELFQDPMWQGHALYRSGQYVEAIELLLRQETPEASFTQGLAHIKNRQYRDGVRAFETTLQRDPDFPGAAQNLKVAQEIVEYIEAAREASDTGEETGIGADDVVYDNEANRGADTETDRQPRGDEAILTTEQWMNTVDTRTSDFLRLRFQIEAARSSP
- a CDS encoding vWA domain-containing protein gives rise to the protein MISLAFPWALIALPLPWVIWRLLPPHRQQVPAVRFPFFRRIVSVAEAKSGPGAVILRRNRVQIITAIAIWILLVLALARPERLGPPIEITRSARDVVLAIDISGSMDIVDFATPDGGRIQRLAAVRQVVRDFVAERDGDRIALIVFGTQAYLQAPLTEDLATIIDLVDQTEVGMAGPHTAIGDAIGLAIRTFEASDVEQRLMILLSDGADTGSRMSPVNAAEIARSRGVEIHTIAVGDPEAGGDNRVDTRALAEISSRTGGISFFASDVLGLSETYARIDEMVPRLVEELSYRPRTPFAQYCLGLAALLGIFSLSLLSGRKAWRARQ
- a CDS encoding DUF4381 domain-containing protein, which encodes MTEGATTEPVNLVDLIEQLVSPSEPPAISMVPQTAGWIVLAVGLASIAGLSLWRWHRHHKANAYRRAALAELDRVGSDPVAIAEILRRTALTAYPRTEVAALCGADWLGFLDATVGGTAFREGQGRIVAEAPYHPGLVGSVALRDLATQWIRHHRREAAS
- a CDS encoding DUF58 domain-containing protein, producing MFDKAARIRTGTLPPAREAPDAADPRVSVDLAHLRKLEGRAKSLNFLPRQPSRSALNGRFASRMRGRGLNFEELRDYLPSDDVRSIDWKVTARTGKPYVRVFTEERDRPTLIVVDQRMSMFFGSVLNMKSVTAAECAALAAFRILDQGDRVGGIVFGDETIAEIRPQRSRAALNRFLTAIADANSQLRADAPNVAPMGLDRVLKSVSRIAPRNHLILVFSDFDVITDLTRKLVSGLSRHNDLVLGLVSDPMADDLPEDLHLVISDGQFQAEIHTGNKTVHRDLREMSQGRLAEVLDWQRTLGVPVLPLSSAEDSLTQMRRLMGLGPR
- a CDS encoding AAA family ATPase → MTTTQARADIEELIARMGQSIIGQSEVVERLVIGLLANGNLLIEGLPGLAKTRAVKALAKNLECDFSRIQFTPDLLPSDVTGSEIYYQTEKGSEFRFKQGPIFANIVLADEINRAPAKVQAALLEAMEERQVTVAGTTHKMPPLFMVMATQNPIEQEGTYPLPEAQMDRFLMHVVITYPPVEDEVKVIHLVRREEAATNAPKDKAPKEAIPAIPQASVFQARREIVDIHASDTIERYMVDLVHATRVPQQFGPDLGRWIEIGASPRASLALDKCSRTHAWLNGRDYVDPIDVRAIAANVLRHRLRLSYEAQGEGVTPDRVIEEIIAQVALT
- a CDS encoding alkaline phosphatase family protein, whose amino-acid sequence is MLPSTISRALVGASLMFCTPGWIWAEPRNEPPRLVLQITVDQLRGDLISRYGKGFGEGGFNYLLENGVVFTNAHHRHANTETIVGHTTLATGTDPAIHGMVANLWFDRKTGTEFYNVQDADFPLVGAEGVDQSAEVDPTQRAATTDGRSPRNILTSTIGDEIALHFGPKAKIFGVSVKDRGAISMAGHAGDAYWFSKSEGRFVTSTFYRQEYPAWMADWETKGLVASYADTDWTLLLDPKDYTFIDRDAQDWETDFPGWGQIFPHSYGSAGSKYYTTLLTLSPAGDEITVDFAKTLLDAESLGQDSVPDYLSVSLSSTDYIGHIFGPSSLEAEDNLKRLDRTIADLLAHVDAKVGLDNTLVVLSADHGAPEAAGYLKTLGIEAQNFNFKTVNVQPGLARLKEQFGLGEALIDSFTNPYVYLNQDAILEMGLDLAKVEAAVAEELQKLPGIAYAVGSQALRTGAVPDTQITSAVLANFHPDRSGDIYVVFEPHWFVADFDGLSVASAHGSPWAYDTFVPIVFVGPDIKPDQIARKVHTVDVAPTIAAFLGTKSPSGAVGSLLVEVFDKGR